AGGAGGTGAACGCAAGATAGCCGATTGAAACCCCGCCGTAATGCAGCACGCGGGCGTCATACACCGGCGGCACCGTCACCTCGCCTTTGGTCAGCGTTACATTCCCGGCCGCGCCGGAGGCATCGGTATATCCGATGTCCATCTGTACGCCCGCCGCATCCGCCCCGAACTGCTGCGTCCAGAGGTTTTGGGCGGCGATCTGCGCAACCGGTACGCCATTAAGGCCGGTCACCGCGTAACCACGCCGCAATCCCGCCGCGGCGGCCGCCGAGCCGGGGTAGACGATGTTGAGCCGCCAGACGCCGTCGCTCCCCTGCTTCACGCCAAGCCCGTAACCGATATATTTTCCCCGCGAAAAAAGGGCGGTAAAAGTGGAGGCGGAGGTTATATAGCTCCACCGGTCTTTGGGGGCATACACCATCGCCGCCAGAACATCGGCGGGGGTGGCGTACGCGGCGTAATCGACCACCGGCGCGGCATCGGCCCAGAAATAAAAATCCTTCATCAAATCATGCACATAGCGGTTCTGCGAAACCGCGTCGCAGGCGGCGGGCGGCGCGGGACAGACGGCCGCGGCGGAACCGCCTCCGCCGCCGCAACCCGCCAGCAACGGGACGGCCAACAACATGCCCGCCCATACGGGTACCGCCCGGATAATCTTCACCATCGAACAATACTAGTGTATCCGCGGGCGAAATAGTATATACTTACAAACTTTACTATTGCCCATATGCGGCGGTAGCGGCCGCAACAATTATTGGAATTGAACGAATGAAACAGCAGGACATACGGAACGTTTGCGTTATCGCCCACGTCGACCACGGCAAAACCACGCTGGTGGACACCCTTTTCAAGCAGACCGGCACCATGCGCGACAACGAGCGGATGGGAGAGCGGGTCATGGATGCCAACGACCTCGAAAAAGAGCGCGGCATCACCATCTTCTCCAAGAACGCCTCGGTTCTCTGGAAGGGGAAGAAGATCAACATCGTCGATACCCCGGGGCATCACGACTTCGGCGGCGAGGTGCAGCGCATCCTCAAGATGGTGGACGGCGCGCTCCTGCTCGTCGACGCGGTGGACGGCCCGATGCCGCAAACCAAGTACGTGCTGGAAAACGCCCTTAAACTCGGGCTGGCCCCGATAGTCGTCATCAACAAGATCGACCGCGCCGACGCGCGCCCCGACTGGGTGCTGAATCAGGTGTTCGACCTATTCGCGGCCTTGGGCGCAACCGATCGGCAGCTCGACTTCAAGGTGGTCTATACCTCCGCCAAGCAGGGCATAGCCTCGCTCGACCCGGCCGTGTTGGGCGTCAACATGGAGCCGCTGCTCGACGCCATCCTCGAACGGGTCGACGCGCCGGAGGTGGAACCGGACAAGCCGTTCCAGATGCTGGTCACTTCGGTGGAATACAGCGATTACCTCGGCCGCATGGGGGTGGGCAAAATCCTGCGCGGAAAGGTGAACACCAACACGCAGATTGCCCGCATCGACCGTGAGGGAAACATCACGTTCAACATGATCATGAAACTCTACTCCTTCGTGGGAATCACCCGTAAAGAGGTGGAATCCGCCGTGGCCGGCGACATCGTCATCATCGCCGGCTTCAAGGACCTGGAGATCGGCGAAACGCTGGCCGACAAGGAATACCCCGAGGCGCTGCCGACCATCGAGATAGACGAACCGACCATCTCGATGTACTTCAGCGTGAACACCTCCCCCTTCGTCGGCCGCACCGGCGACAAGCTGACCGGCCGCCACCTGCAGGAGCGGCTGGAGCGCGAGCTGCGCAGCAACCTGGCATTGCGCGTGGATCGCGTGGAAAACAGCGACTCGTACCGCGTCAGCGGGCGCGGCGAACTGCACCTCTCCATCCTCATCGAAACGATGCGCCGCGAAGGGTACGAGCTTTCCGTCTCCCGCCCCGAAGTCATCGCCCGCGAGATCGACGGCAAGAAGATGGAGCCGGAGGAGTTCGTCATCGTCGACGTGGATGACGAATACGTCGGCAAGGTCATCGAAAAATTCGGATCCCGCAAGGGGATGATGAAGAACATGTCCCCCCAGATGGAGGGGAAATCCCGCCTCGAATTCACCATCCCGGCGCGCGGCCTCATCGGCATGCACGGCGAACTGCTCACCGATACCCGCGGCTCCGCCACGATGAGCCACAGCTTTCACAGCTTCATCCCGTGGGCCGGCGCCATACAGGGCCGCCGCAACGGCGTGTTGATCAGCGGCGACGACGGCACCTCCACCGCCTATGCGATGGACAAGCTGCAGGACCGCGGCGAATTTTTCGTGGAGCCGGGAACCGATGTCTACGTCGGCATGATCGTGGGCGTGTGCAACACCGACACCGACATGGTGGTGAACGTGGTGCGCGGCAAGAAGCTCTCCAACATGCGCGCTTCCGGCTCCGACGACATGGTGCAGTTGGCGCCGCCCCGCAAGCTCTCGCTGGAGCAGTCGCTCGAGTTCCTCGAAGACGACGAACTGGCCGAGATCACGCCGGATTTCATCCGCCTGCGCAAGCGGTACCTCAACGAGGAAGACCGCAAGCGCCACCGGCGGCAGACCGTCAACAGCTGATCCCGTTGGGCGGCGTGCGGCCGCGGCGAAACGCCGCCCCGCGCCGCCCGGTTCTTTTCGGCGCGGCCGCCGCCGGACGCGTTGCCTCATGGGAAAAGGCAACCGAAGGAGGCGCGGATTTTTGATCGATGCCTCAAGATTCAGGTAACCGTAAATCATTAAAGAACCCCCGGAGTTTTTTCTCAATCTCTTTTTTCAGATGGAACGGATTCAGCGTTGCATGAACTGCCCGGAGCTTTTCCTTCGCCTCATCGGCGGCATGGGAAGAATCCGGCAACCGCTGATAGGGGGTGGCCGGCGTATCGTACTTTTTGATGTACTTTGAGTTCACCTTCGTTTTCTCCACCAGCTTGCGCTCGAACACATCTGGCCGGTGGCCAGCCACAACGCCTTTAAATGCCGGACAACCGCCGC
This is a stretch of genomic DNA from Nitrospinota bacterium. It encodes these proteins:
- the typA gene encoding translational GTPase TypA; protein product: MKQQDIRNVCVIAHVDHGKTTLVDTLFKQTGTMRDNERMGERVMDANDLEKERGITIFSKNASVLWKGKKINIVDTPGHHDFGGEVQRILKMVDGALLLVDAVDGPMPQTKYVLENALKLGLAPIVVINKIDRADARPDWVLNQVFDLFAALGATDRQLDFKVVYTSAKQGIASLDPAVLGVNMEPLLDAILERVDAPEVEPDKPFQMLVTSVEYSDYLGRMGVGKILRGKVNTNTQIARIDREGNITFNMIMKLYSFVGITRKEVESAVAGDIVIIAGFKDLEIGETLADKEYPEALPTIEIDEPTISMYFSVNTSPFVGRTGDKLTGRHLQERLERELRSNLALRVDRVENSDSYRVSGRGELHLSILIETMRREGYELSVSRPEVIAREIDGKKMEPEEFVIVDVDDEYVGKVIEKFGSRKGMMKNMSPQMEGKSRLEFTIPARGLIGMHGELLTDTRGSATMSHSFHSFIPWAGAIQGRRNGVLISGDDGTSTAYAMDKLQDRGEFFVEPGTDVYVGMIVGVCNTDTDMVVNVVRGKKLSNMRASGSDDMVQLAPPRKLSLEQSLEFLEDDELAEITPDFIRLRKRYLNEEDRKRHRRQTVNS